In one window of Candidatus Zixiibacteriota bacterium DNA:
- a CDS encoding DUF2480 family protein yields the protein MTYETVDPKDFLTDGIFREDDFIAKVNELEWSKFDGKMVLVRGCSTIMPPWVYMLLTSKLMPFAKSIRYGNEHDNLVVHRSQRTAETKKT from the coding sequence ATGACCTACGAAACCGTTGACCCCAAAGATTTTCTCACCGATGGAATTTTCCGCGAGGACGATTTCATTGCAAAGGTAAATGAGTTGGAGTGGTCCAAATTCGACGGAAAAATGGTCTTGGTTCGGGGCTGCTCGACAATAATGCCGCCCTGGGTCTACATGTTGTTAACCTCCAAACTCATGCCGTTTGCTAAGTCAATTCGATACGGAAACGAACATGACAATCTTGTCGTTCATCGTTCTCAGAGAACAGCAGAGACGAAAAAAACTTGA
- a CDS encoding iron-sulfur cluster assembly accessory protein yields MSEQTLTKPAPTDQIIIVTPGALEEVKRLFSEEDAKDNLFLRLGISSGGCSGMSYTMSFDNEPNAFDREFDFDGVKVRVDLKALVYLAGTTLDYKGGMMGGGFQFNNPNAKRSCGCGTSFTC; encoded by the coding sequence ATGTCTGAACAGACACTGACGAAACCAGCCCCGACTGACCAAATCATCATTGTGACGCCCGGAGCGCTTGAGGAAGTGAAACGGCTTTTCAGCGAAGAAGACGCAAAAGACAATCTGTTTCTTCGCCTTGGCATTTCCTCGGGTGGATGCTCGGGAATGTCCTATACCATGTCCTTCGATAATGAACCAAATGCTTTCGACCGTGAATTTGATTTCGACGGTGTCAAGGTTCGCGTTGATCTGAAGGCCTTAGTCTACCTTGCCGGGACGACCCTCGACTACAAAGGCGGCATGATGGGCGGAGGGTTTCAGTTTAACAACCCGAACGCCAAACGTTCCTGCGGATGCGGGACATCATTCACCTGCTAA
- the pdxS gene encoding pyridoxal 5'-phosphate synthase lyase subunit PdxS, with protein MNFDDKQHKVKVGLAEMLKGGVIMDVTTAEQAKLAEQAGASAVMALERVPSDIRAEGGVARMADLDVIDAIKRVVTIPVMAKCRIGHIIEARVLESIEVDFIDESEVLTPADNSYHIDKWPFKVPFVCGCRNLGEALRRISEGAAMIRTKGEAGTGDISQAVKHLREINGVMKTLTVMSNEELHGIAKEHRVSIDLVKLVAKTGKLPVPNFAAGGVATPADAALCMHLGAEAVFVGSGIFKSRNPEKRAKAIVSATTHWTDYSIIAQYSHALGEPMRGIDAVSIPTEQQLQVR; from the coding sequence ATGAATTTCGACGACAAGCAACACAAAGTCAAAGTCGGCCTTGCCGAAATGCTCAAAGGCGGAGTGATTATGGATGTGACTACTGCCGAGCAGGCAAAACTCGCCGAGCAGGCCGGAGCCTCGGCAGTAATGGCGCTCGAGCGTGTGCCGTCGGATATCCGTGCCGAAGGCGGCGTCGCGCGTATGGCTGATCTCGATGTTATCGATGCCATCAAACGCGTCGTCACCATTCCGGTCATGGCCAAATGCCGGATCGGGCATATTATCGAAGCTCGTGTGTTGGAATCAATCGAAGTCGACTTTATTGACGAATCCGAAGTTCTTACTCCCGCCGATAACTCATATCATATTGACAAATGGCCGTTCAAAGTCCCGTTCGTCTGTGGATGCCGCAATCTCGGCGAGGCCCTGCGGCGTATTTCTGAAGGTGCGGCCATGATTCGCACCAAGGGCGAAGCCGGTACTGGAGATATCTCGCAGGCTGTCAAACACCTTCGAGAGATTAATGGCGTGATGAAGACTCTGACTGTGATGTCGAATGAAGAACTCCATGGCATAGCCAAAGAGCACCGTGTCTCGATTGATTTGGTCAAGCTTGTTGCCAAGACCGGAAAACTTCCTGTGCCGAATTTTGCCGCGGGGGGTGTAGCGACACCAGCCGATGCCGCGCTCTGTATGCACCTTGGGGCCGAGGCGGTTTTTGTCGGAAGCGGTATTTTCAAATCAAGAAATCCTGAAAAGCGCGCCAAGGCGATTGTCTCGGCGACGACTCATTGGACTGACTATTCGATTATTGCCCAGTACTCGCATGCATTGGGCGAACCAATGCGCGGAATCGACGCCGTCTCTATCCCCACCGAGCAGCAACTGCAAGTGAGGTAG
- the pdxT gene encoding pyridoxal 5'-phosphate synthase glutaminase subunit PdxT, translating into MSKYSKLTVGVLALQGDYQAHITQIEKLGAKARQVKLPADLVSLDAIIIPGGESTTMNILLDRFKLREPMTKFCGSKPTFGTCAGMIMLSKTIEDNLSGVKPLGLLDIDVLRNGYGRQIFSFEDNIPVDSKNGLTSLTGTFIRAPKITRKGSGVATLASYRESPVLVSEGNILASSFHTELGSNTSLLQYFLDNFVPDKSI; encoded by the coding sequence ATGAGCAAATACAGCAAATTGACAGTCGGCGTTTTGGCCCTTCAAGGGGACTATCAAGCTCATATCACACAGATCGAAAAGCTGGGCGCAAAAGCTCGACAGGTGAAATTGCCCGCCGATCTCGTCAGCCTTGATGCCATCATAATCCCAGGCGGCGAATCGACAACGATGAATATTCTCCTCGACCGCTTCAAACTCCGTGAACCAATGACGAAATTTTGCGGATCCAAACCTACCTTTGGGACCTGTGCTGGCATGATTATGCTCTCAAAGACTATCGAGGACAATCTTTCAGGAGTCAAACCGCTTGGATTGCTCGATATCGATGTTCTTCGCAACGGCTACGGTCGTCAGATTTTCTCTTTTGAAGATAATATCCCTGTCGATTCGAAGAATGGACTTACCAGTCTCACCGGCACATTCATCCGTGCGCCAAAGATAACTCGCAAGGGGTCTGGTGTCGCAACTCTGGCAAGTTACCGAGAATCTCCGGTTTTAGTCTCCGAGGGTAATATTCTTGCAAGCTCATTTCATACGGAACTTGGCTCTAATACGTCTCTTCTCCAGTATTTTTTGGATAATTTTGTGCCTGACAAGTCAATTTAG
- the lipA gene encoding lipoyl synthase produces MEKVFFSQTVGEELEPQVSAKTPTIRERVAVPHTRLPRWIKITPTENENYVRVKSILKQNGLHSVCQEAACPNIRECYGEGTATFMILGKHCTRGCNFCDVLKGKPLGLDLGEPKRLADVVGQLGLKQVVITTVTRDDLPDGGAGIFAETLRLLREQDKNIRVEFLVSDFGGKTDSLKIVLDAGVDVLAHNVETVARMQKRVRGAAKLDRSLAMLRYASDYRPRPVVKTGFMVGLGETAEEMVELMHQIYAAGVDLVTIGQYLRPSLEHLPVEKFYHPDEFAGLAEIGRKIGFAHVEAGPLVRSSYKAFNQSKGILEKKHD; encoded by the coding sequence ATGGAAAAAGTCTTCTTTAGTCAGACGGTCGGAGAAGAGCTTGAGCCGCAAGTCAGCGCAAAGACTCCCACTATCCGCGAACGTGTTGCCGTCCCGCATACGAGACTTCCGCGATGGATAAAAATCACGCCCACCGAGAACGAAAATTATGTCCGCGTAAAGAGCATCCTCAAACAAAACGGTCTTCATTCCGTCTGCCAGGAAGCGGCCTGCCCGAATATCCGCGAGTGTTACGGCGAAGGAACTGCCACTTTCATGATTTTGGGCAAACACTGCACGCGCGGCTGTAATTTCTGCGATGTCCTTAAAGGGAAACCGCTGGGACTTGATCTTGGGGAGCCCAAACGGCTTGCCGATGTTGTCGGCCAGCTTGGACTTAAGCAGGTTGTCATAACTACTGTGACGAGGGATGACCTTCCCGATGGCGGGGCCGGAATCTTTGCTGAAACGTTGCGTTTGTTGCGTGAACAAGACAAAAATATCCGCGTTGAATTTCTCGTTTCTGACTTTGGCGGTAAAACTGATTCGTTGAAAATTGTGCTCGATGCCGGGGTGGATGTTCTGGCTCACAATGTAGAAACGGTCGCTCGGATGCAGAAGCGCGTCCGGGGCGCAGCGAAACTTGACCGGTCTTTAGCGATGCTTCGTTATGCATCGGACTATCGCCCACGCCCGGTAGTAAAAACGGGATTTATGGTTGGTTTGGGAGAGACGGCAGAGGAGATGGTTGAATTGATGCACCAAATCTATGCCGCCGGAGTAGATCTTGTGACTATCGGGCAATATCTGCGGCCATCGCTCGAACATTTACCGGTTGAAAAGTTTTATCACCCTGATGAATTCGCTGGTCTGGCCGAAATCGGACGGAAAATAGGATTTGCTCATGTCGAAGCCGGGCCGTTGGTTCGCAGTTCTTACAAAGCATTTAATCAATCCAAAGGGATTTTAGAGAAAAAACATGATTAA
- the ispH gene encoding 4-hydroxy-3-methylbut-2-enyl diphosphate reductase — MIKKIFLARHYGFCMGVKRAIKIAEETAQKSQEPVTILNEIVHNETVVQKFRDDGVGQALALADVSAGTLIISAHGVAPSVIEEAESMGLNVVDATCPLVTVIYDVVKDKIAQDYFIIHFGDRNHDETIGVVGHAPDRITVVGGEEELAVLPEWKERKLCLTVQTTSHMDEFAEMKRLAKQKWPHLEVSDTICMATTQRQTAIRDLAPQVDMVIVVGSTTSANSKRLAQLAQSLCGRGVLIGSALDIRSDWFTGEDSFENIGISAGASTPDFLVEAVVNKLMKLSGGVAELVLPGKKRRSREAAVEESH; from the coding sequence ATGATTAAGAAGATATTCCTGGCGCGGCATTATGGGTTTTGTATGGGCGTAAAACGCGCAATTAAAATTGCCGAAGAAACAGCTCAAAAGTCACAGGAGCCTGTGACCATACTCAATGAAATTGTCCACAACGAAACGGTCGTTCAAAAATTCCGCGACGACGGTGTCGGACAGGCTCTCGCGCTGGCCGATGTGTCGGCTGGAACACTGATAATCTCGGCCCATGGTGTTGCGCCTTCGGTAATTGAAGAGGCCGAATCGATGGGGCTTAATGTTGTCGATGCGACCTGTCCGCTTGTGACGGTAATCTATGATGTCGTCAAAGACAAAATCGCTCAGGATTATTTTATTATTCATTTCGGTGATCGGAATCATGATGAAACAATCGGTGTGGTCGGCCACGCGCCCGACCGCATAACCGTTGTAGGCGGCGAAGAGGAACTTGCCGTTTTGCCGGAATGGAAAGAGCGCAAACTCTGCCTGACCGTCCAGACGACCTCACACATGGATGAGTTTGCCGAGATGAAACGACTCGCAAAACAAAAATGGCCGCACCTCGAGGTTTCAGATACTATATGCATGGCGACAACTCAGCGACAAACGGCTATCCGCGATCTGGCTCCGCAAGTCGATATGGTTATTGTTGTCGGCTCAACGACATCGGCCAATTCGAAACGTCTGGCGCAATTGGCACAGTCGCTTTGTGGACGGGGTGTGCTTATCGGATCCGCGCTTGATATCCGCTCTGATTGGTTTACCGGCGAGGACTCATTTGAAAATATAGGCATTTCGGCCGGGGCATCAACACCGGATTTTCTTGTTGAAGCCGTTGTAAATAAGTTGATGAAATTATCCGGAGGCGTGGCCGAGCTTGTGCTGCCGGGGAAAAAACGACGGTCGCGCGAGGCGGCTGTTGAAGAATCGCACTGA
- the ccsA gene encoding cytochrome c biogenesis protein CcsA, with amino-acid sequence MSYFGDFLIFGATLCTLFSAIFYFLAWRGRDRFLNLGRRLYGLTTLLVTATLATLFYLILTHDFSIAYVHAYSSTDLPLGYLLSTLWGGQEGTFLLWLFYTVIFGLVLRKSAGEFERGTMFFLNLFVLSLLFIITKKSPFALSPIFHAEGAGLNPLLQNFWMQIHPPIMFIGFSAATFPFVFAITGLIERKYQLWSEAARRWTMFAWSSLGISLVMGGYWAYETLGWGGFWAWDPVENSSLIPWLFLTTQVHSLFIKRRRRGLMRFSLVVVCLSFWSVLYGTFLTRSGVLADFSVHSFVDLGINAFLVTGLFFFVGLGSFWLMYRWRDIRPEPSFSVVASRSYLVTLGVVILFLGAMLVLLGTSAPLLTRVTETPSNVGMSYYFATMTPISIAILLLISLFPVFRWNSGLSKPMLLILGIAVAIATCLFLLFARVTTEPMYLLLFSFAAWAITVNGYVFFLSIKEKKLTPGYLSHVGLAIALIGAASSAGFESKEVVSLKEGEMVSSLGYNLTFTEVTNKAKGFDCHVTVDGGNGTFAAVLSHEFPKNAEGVMKKPHVHTYASHDVYLAPQAFEPAESNDKGTLFLKKGESATIEKYTFTFFRFDMGGTHGSTSDEMSAKALVTVSYDGIEESMTPSLSVLGNQVKPEAVSFDNSRGSVVIAGVRPEDGGVMLAIAGDFVPVAEAKPATLVVELSRKPLIQLFWIGTMVAFLGGILSMFKRRKKLQSTTISDVESTPAEPNSQVIGFSERA; translated from the coding sequence ATGTCCTATTTTGGTGACTTTTTAATTTTTGGCGCTACTCTGTGCACCCTCTTCTCTGCCATTTTTTATTTTCTGGCATGGCGGGGGCGAGACCGATTTCTTAATCTCGGACGAAGACTTTATGGGCTTACGACTCTCCTTGTAACTGCAACACTCGCCACTCTCTTTTACCTGATTCTCACACACGACTTTTCAATAGCCTATGTTCATGCGTATTCCTCTACTGATCTGCCTCTGGGCTATCTGTTATCAACGTTGTGGGGCGGCCAGGAAGGGACATTCCTGTTGTGGCTTTTCTACACAGTTATTTTCGGATTAGTGCTTCGAAAAAGCGCCGGAGAATTTGAGAGGGGAACAATGTTTTTCCTCAATCTATTTGTTCTGTCACTTCTTTTTATCATAACGAAAAAATCTCCGTTTGCGCTCTCGCCTATCTTTCATGCTGAGGGGGCCGGCTTAAATCCGCTCCTGCAAAATTTTTGGATGCAGATTCATCCGCCCATTATGTTCATAGGTTTTTCTGCTGCGACATTCCCTTTTGTTTTTGCGATAACGGGACTTATCGAACGCAAATATCAATTGTGGTCCGAAGCCGCGCGCCGCTGGACGATGTTTGCTTGGTCATCGCTTGGTATTTCGCTGGTCATGGGTGGTTATTGGGCGTATGAGACTTTAGGCTGGGGAGGCTTCTGGGCATGGGATCCCGTAGAAAATTCCTCGCTTATTCCATGGCTCTTTCTGACAACACAGGTTCATTCGTTATTTATCAAACGGCGGCGGCGGGGGCTGATGCGCTTCTCGCTAGTTGTTGTCTGTCTGTCCTTCTGGTCTGTTCTTTACGGCACATTTCTGACCCGTTCGGGGGTACTAGCAGATTTCTCGGTCCACTCGTTTGTGGACCTTGGTATAAATGCCTTCTTGGTAACGGGCCTGTTTTTCTTTGTCGGACTAGGTTCTTTTTGGCTTATGTACCGCTGGCGTGATATCCGTCCCGAACCGTCGTTTTCAGTTGTGGCGTCGCGTTCGTACCTTGTAACGCTTGGAGTCGTAATTCTCTTTCTGGGCGCGATGCTTGTGCTTCTGGGAACATCGGCCCCGCTTCTGACCCGAGTGACGGAGACGCCTTCAAATGTGGGCATGTCGTATTACTTTGCGACCATGACACCCATATCGATAGCGATACTTCTTTTGATATCGCTCTTCCCAGTTTTTCGCTGGAACTCGGGATTATCCAAACCAATGCTGCTTATTCTCGGAATAGCAGTCGCCATTGCGACCTGTCTGTTTCTACTGTTCGCTCGAGTTACAACTGAGCCAATGTACCTGCTTCTATTTAGTTTCGCGGCATGGGCAATCACAGTGAATGGATATGTTTTCTTTCTTTCGATAAAAGAAAAGAAACTTACACCCGGTTATCTCTCGCATGTTGGACTAGCGATTGCGCTTATCGGCGCGGCGTCATCGGCGGGATTTGAATCGAAAGAAGTGGTGAGTCTCAAAGAGGGAGAGATGGTTTCTTCGCTGGGCTATAATCTGACCTTCACGGAGGTTACAAATAAAGCCAAGGGCTTTGATTGTCATGTGACGGTTGACGGAGGTAATGGGACTTTCGCGGCAGTCCTCTCGCATGAGTTTCCAAAGAATGCCGAGGGCGTCATGAAAAAGCCTCATGTCCACACCTATGCGAGCCATGATGTCTATCTTGCTCCGCAGGCATTCGAGCCGGCCGAATCAAACGATAAGGGGACATTATTTCTCAAAAAAGGGGAGTCCGCAACGATTGAAAAATACACCTTTACTTTCTTCCGCTTTGATATGGGAGGAACGCATGGCAGTACAAGCGATGAAATGTCTGCTAAAGCTCTTGTGACAGTCAGCTATGACGGCATCGAGGAATCAATGACTCCGTCACTGTCGGTGCTTGGTAACCAGGTGAAACCCGAAGCGGTCAGTTTTGATAATAGTCGAGGCAGTGTGGTCATTGCCGGTGTGCGTCCGGAGGACGGCGGCGTTATGCTTGCGATAGCCGGGGATTTTGTCCCGGTTGCTGAAGCAAAACCTGCGACTTTGGTAGTCGAGCTATCGCGTAAACCACTCATTCAGTTATTCTGGATAGGAACAATGGTGGCATTTTTAGGTGGAATACTGAGCATGTTCAAGCGAAGAAAAAAGCTGCAGAGCACAACTATCAGTGATGTAGAATCAACTCCAGCCGAACCAAATTCACAGGTGATAGGATTCAGCGAGCGGGCGTAA
- a CDS encoding Rieske (2Fe-2S) protein produces MTNKPLRILMGKLSALSQGKGIEKQVMARKYAVFNDNGTLFGIEGECKHMRASLSGGGVRDGVLTCRWHGWQYKLSDGECITVQGFRLKKYDVEIVDDDIYLLIP; encoded by the coding sequence ATGACCAACAAGCCACTCAGAATACTTATGGGAAAGCTTTCGGCATTGTCTCAGGGAAAAGGGATAGAAAAGCAGGTCATGGCTCGAAAATATGCTGTCTTCAATGACAATGGCACACTCTTCGGCATTGAGGGGGAATGTAAACATATGCGGGCCTCTCTGAGCGGAGGGGGCGTTCGCGACGGGGTGCTGACCTGCCGCTGGCATGGCTGGCAGTACAAGCTCTCCGATGGTGAATGTATCACGGTTCAAGGCTTCCGGCTCAAAAAATACGATGTCGAAATAGTCGATGACGATATCTACCTGCTTATTCCTTAA
- a CDS encoding O-methyltransferase translates to MSAKSKKKNTPFARQSERLDRYLTDISPERLPVMWEMEDEARRSGFPIIGPIVGRFLYQMAMLTKAKRILELGSGFGYSAYWFALAGGSMSQITMTDTDRGNKKKATDYLSRAKLTSHFDFRVGNALAVLKKLDGPFDIILNDIDKKDYPKTIDLVAEKLKKGGLFITDNVIWSGRVLEKNQDDTTRAIVQFTQELYADSRFFTTILPIRDGIAVSIRR, encoded by the coding sequence ATGTCCGCTAAATCAAAGAAAAAAAATACACCGTTTGCTCGCCAGAGCGAAAGGCTTGACCGATATCTCACCGATATTTCGCCCGAACGACTTCCTGTTATGTGGGAGATGGAAGACGAAGCCCGCAGATCAGGCTTTCCTATTATCGGGCCGATAGTAGGCCGATTCTTATATCAGATGGCCATGCTGACAAAAGCCAAAAGGATTCTTGAGCTTGGTTCTGGATTTGGCTACTCGGCGTATTGGTTTGCGCTGGCAGGCGGGAGCATGTCCCAGATAACCATGACTGATACCGATCGGGGAAACAAGAAAAAAGCAACCGATTATCTGTCTCGGGCAAAGCTAACTTCCCATTTTGATTTCCGGGTGGGAAATGCTTTAGCTGTTCTCAAGAAGCTTGATGGCCCATTCGATATTATTCTCAACGACATAGATAAGAAGGACTATCCGAAGACAATTGATTTGGTTGCCGAGAAGCTCAAAAAGGGCGGGCTCTTTATCACAGACAATGTTATATGGTCAGGACGTGTTTTGGAGAAAAATCAGGACGACACGACTCGGGCAATCGTTCAATTCACACAGGAGCTTTATGCCGATAGCCGTTTTTTTACAACTATTCTTCCAATAAGGGATGGCATCGCCGTTTCTATAAGGCGATAG
- a CDS encoding ArsC/Spx/MgsR family protein, whose protein sequence is MALKRATFFTYGDDQQTNDTREFIEKSGVILDVRDMERKPLNERELFLMLGFLDLRHFLNPMSKSYEKHGLDNALPSREELLKLIVADNTLLRRPIIKTPRLLTVGNDRVKISEMLQIDVNGNNGDDKPNGTTREATNSTNK, encoded by the coding sequence ATGGCTCTGAAAAGAGCGACATTTTTTACTTACGGGGATGATCAGCAGACAAATGACACCCGTGAGTTTATCGAGAAGAGCGGTGTCATTTTAGACGTCAGGGACATGGAGAGAAAACCCTTAAATGAGCGCGAATTGTTTCTGATGCTTGGGTTTCTTGACCTGCGCCATTTCCTCAACCCTATGTCCAAATCATACGAGAAGCACGGTCTTGATAACGCATTGCCCTCGCGCGAAGAGCTTCTCAAGCTGATTGTTGCTGACAACACGCTTCTTCGCAGACCAATCATCAAAACACCGCGATTGTTGACTGTCGGCAATGACCGCGTTAAGATATCAGAAATGCTTCAGATTGATGTAAACGGAAACAACGGCGACGACAAGCCCAACGGGACTACCCGCGAAGCTACAAATTCGACAAACAAATAG
- a CDS encoding electron transfer flavoprotein-ubiquinone oxidoreductase produces MNENKATEITREVLETDILIVGAGPAGLSLAYHLASLFTSAGRAMPEILLMEKGKYPGAHSLSGAVMDPKGIAELIPDFIERGAPLESAVTADSFYLLTESSAIKSPLMPPPLRNHGNYVISLNKFTGWLAGQVEAKGIDIFSGLSGYDLLVEDGRVVGVQTVDLGVDKEGSQKPNFEPGSIIRAKVTVLCEGVHGSLTRRAFEQIPELRADKLPPSYLAGVKEVWEVPAGRINAGEVIHTVGFPQPMSEYGGGWIYGMSETMVSVGYAVGLDSTDPTNDPHRKFQKYKTHKLVHSILDGGKMQHYGAKAIPIAGYFAMPKLTHDGLMLCGDSAGMLNARRLKGIHLAIKSGMLAAETLFEAVKAGDFSAARLGQYEKSFESSWAMKEIHEVRNFHAGFKGGLMAGLFHAGVQMMTGGRGLFERREHRADYTYVKKRAGKQHENRHEPVPQKVKFDNELTFDKVTDVYHSGTMHEEHQPSHLVITDINICNDQCTKEFGNPCQHFCPATVYNMVDNLDKPGKLMLQLTPSNCVHCKICDILDPYQIIRWVTPQGGEGPNYVDL; encoded by the coding sequence ATGAATGAAAATAAAGCTACAGAAATAACACGGGAAGTTCTCGAAACCGATATTCTCATCGTCGGGGCCGGGCCAGCCGGGCTTTCGCTTGCATACCATCTTGCATCGCTTTTTACTTCGGCAGGTCGGGCGATGCCGGAAATACTTCTTATGGAGAAAGGGAAATATCCCGGCGCTCATTCACTCTCCGGAGCTGTGATGGACCCCAAAGGAATAGCCGAGTTGATTCCCGATTTTATTGAACGTGGCGCGCCGCTTGAGTCGGCAGTAACGGCTGATTCATTTTATCTGCTTACAGAAAGCAGCGCAATAAAATCTCCGCTTATGCCTCCGCCGCTTCGCAACCATGGTAACTACGTCATCTCGCTCAATAAATTTACCGGCTGGCTTGCCGGCCAAGTGGAGGCGAAGGGCATAGATATTTTCTCAGGGTTATCAGGCTATGATTTGCTCGTTGAGGATGGCCGGGTTGTCGGTGTGCAGACTGTGGATCTTGGTGTAGACAAAGAAGGAAGTCAAAAGCCAAACTTCGAGCCGGGTTCGATTATCAGAGCAAAAGTAACTGTCCTTTGCGAGGGCGTCCATGGGTCGCTTACGAGGCGCGCATTCGAGCAAATTCCGGAGCTTCGAGCCGATAAACTTCCGCCTTCATATTTGGCCGGTGTCAAAGAGGTCTGGGAAGTGCCGGCGGGAAGAATAAATGCGGGCGAAGTAATTCACACCGTTGGTTTCCCTCAGCCGATGAGCGAATATGGCGGCGGGTGGATATATGGAATGAGCGAGACGATGGTCTCGGTCGGCTATGCGGTTGGACTTGATTCGACCGATCCGACAAACGACCCGCATCGAAAATTCCAAAAGTATAAAACCCACAAGCTTGTTCATTCAATACTTGACGGCGGTAAAATGCAGCACTATGGAGCCAAGGCAATTCCAATCGCCGGATATTTCGCAATGCCGAAATTGACCCACGATGGCCTGATGCTTTGTGGAGACTCGGCTGGGATGTTGAACGCCCGGCGTCTCAAGGGAATTCATTTGGCCATAAAGTCAGGCATGTTGGCCGCCGAGACTCTTTTTGAGGCCGTCAAAGCCGGGGACTTTTCAGCGGCGAGGCTCGGGCAGTATGAAAAATCATTTGAATCGAGCTGGGCGATGAAGGAGATTCATGAGGTTCGTAATTTTCATGCTGGTTTTAAGGGAGGACTCATGGCCGGATTATTCCATGCCGGTGTCCAGATGATGACCGGCGGTCGTGGACTCTTCGAACGCCGCGAGCACCGCGCTGATTATACCTATGTCAAAAAGCGCGCCGGGAAACAACACGAGAACAGACATGAACCAGTCCCTCAGAAAGTAAAATTTGACAATGAACTGACTTTTGACAAAGTAACCGATGTCTATCACTCTGGCACAATGCACGAAGAACACCAGCCGTCACATCTGGTCATAACAGACATCAATATTTGTAATGATCAGTGCACAAAGGAATTCGGCAACCCATGCCAGCATTTCTGTCCGGCCACCGTCTATAATATGGTCGATAATCTGGATAAGCCGGGCAAACTAATGCTTCAACTAACTCCGTCAAACTGTGTCCACTGCAAAATATGTGATATTCTGGATCCATATCAAATAATTCGCTGGGTCACCCCTCAGGGCGGCGAAGGCCCGAATTATGTCGATTTGTAG
- a CDS encoding carbon-nitrogen hydrolase family protein, translated as MLVKIIGLQRSAGARLSLDEKIYLFKQRPDFVCLPEYHFIESDTHDYHRAALYSHSHLEYILQLSEELETCIIGGTIVEAEADALYNTSYIFDRGQLIGRYRKRHPMEREQARGIRAGSDNFVFVIDGVKIGLMICGDVFFPERYDELGAMEADIIFIPTSSPYRPDDSLSQKNDRDKKYFLDGANRAGAFVCKVCGIGSIFGMPRQGRSLVAAPWGLLERVEIRAEQQPRMLTATLDIDELREFRRKRGKQNSLKEHASDTA; from the coding sequence ATGCTTGTAAAAATAATCGGACTGCAAAGATCGGCTGGCGCGCGGCTGTCTCTCGATGAAAAGATTTATCTTTTCAAACAACGCCCAGATTTTGTTTGTCTCCCGGAATACCATTTTATTGAAAGCGACACTCATGATTATCATCGGGCGGCGCTCTACTCTCATTCCCACCTCGAGTATATATTGCAACTTTCGGAAGAATTGGAGACATGCATCATCGGCGGCACTATAGTTGAAGCCGAGGCCGATGCTTTGTATAACACGTCGTATATTTTTGACCGGGGCCAACTGATCGGGAGGTATCGGAAGCGGCATCCGATGGAAAGGGAGCAAGCGCGAGGAATACGGGCGGGAAGTGATAATTTTGTATTTGTCATCGACGGTGTAAAGATAGGCTTGATGATTTGCGGCGATGTATTTTTCCCCGAACGCTATGATGAACTTGGCGCAATGGAGGCTGATATTATTTTTATCCCGACCTCGTCTCCATACCGGCCTGATGACTCTCTTTCACAGAAAAATGACCGTGATAAAAAATATTTCCTCGATGGCGCGAATCGTGCCGGAGCTTTTGTCTGTAAAGTATGCGGTATCGGCTCAATTTTCGGAATGCCGAGGCAGGGCAGATCGCTTGTCGCTGCGCCGTGGGGACTGCTTGAGCGGGTCGAAATACGGGCCGAACAACAGCCGCGGATGCTAACGGCCACACTTGACATCGATGAACTGAGAGAGTTTCGTCGAAAACGCGGCAAACAAAACTCGCTTAAAGAACATGCCTCGGATACGGCATAG